One window from the genome of Rhizobium sp. Pop5 encodes:
- a CDS encoding MarR family winged helix-turn-helix transcriptional regulator codes for MAAKPPQDDFESEDASTTPSLDVGRLGDLLGFHLRMAHVAIYRDFAETMEELGLTQKQLAVMELLATNAGASQIDLANTLGTDRATMMALVNRLAARDLVERRPSQADRRRQELHLTMAGHTLLAQARKLIDKHEQRFIDLFSHDEMDGLLAALKRIYKRD; via the coding sequence ATGGCCGCAAAACCGCCGCAGGATGATTTCGAGAGCGAGGATGCTTCGACGACGCCGTCACTCGACGTCGGCCGGCTTGGCGATCTCCTCGGCTTTCATTTGCGCATGGCGCATGTCGCGATCTACCGCGACTTCGCCGAAACCATGGAAGAGCTGGGGCTGACGCAGAAACAGCTCGCGGTGATGGAGCTCCTTGCGACCAATGCGGGTGCATCGCAGATCGACCTTGCCAATACGCTCGGCACCGACCGCGCGACCATGATGGCCCTCGTCAACCGGCTGGCAGCCCGCGACCTCGTCGAGCGCCGCCCTTCCCAAGCGGACCGCCGCCGCCAGGAACTGCATCTGACGATGGCGGGACACACGTTGCTCGCGCAGGCGCGCAAGCTGATCGACAAGCACGAACAGCGTTTCATCGACCTGTTTTCGCACGACGAAATGGATGGGCTGCTGGCTGCGCTGAAGCGTATATATAAGCGCGACTGA
- a CDS encoding adenylate/guanylate cyclase domain-containing protein has translation MTDPSLQRRLAAIVVADVVGYSRLMEADEVATLENLRELRSGTIEPAVMRHKGRIFKVMGDGFLIEFGSAVEAVAAALEMQRATAAVEASGDRRLLLRIGVNLGDVIDEGLDVFGDGVNVAARLERQAAPGGICISGGVHGEILGKIDDRFFDAGERYLKNLTRPVHVWHWPDALQSILPLPENPSIAVLPFTNMSGDEADAPFVDGLTEDLITDLSRTAGLFVIARNSVYGYKGKPVNVKLVAQELGVRYVLEGSARRAMGRVRINAQLVDTLGGGHLWAERFDRTVEDVFELQDEVNAKIVEALVGRLTIPPQRNRPKNFEAYDLCVRARLLTEESPQTEREAYMLLQRAVKLEPSYAEALGLLAYNRWLAWTHFGEPEDPNRKMATTSAQKAVDLDPNDAGCRYVLGTILAYERRWEESEAAFAKALELDPNHADTWAAMSDVSVLDGRVADGLAQIEKAMRLNPRPACWYLCHLGQAQYAARDYEAAAATLRREDTYRTNSRKFLAATLAQLGHREEARREAELFLIAHPHFTIAHWLSSQPLRDASVRDHFVDGFRKAGLPEM, from the coding sequence ATGACGGACCCATCTCTTCAGCGTCGCCTTGCCGCCATCGTCGTTGCCGATGTGGTGGGATATTCACGCCTGATGGAGGCCGATGAAGTCGCAACGCTGGAGAACCTCAGGGAACTCCGTTCCGGCACTATCGAGCCGGCTGTGATGCGCCACAAAGGTCGCATCTTCAAGGTCATGGGCGACGGTTTCCTGATCGAATTCGGCAGCGCGGTGGAAGCGGTCGCAGCAGCGTTGGAAATGCAACGGGCGACTGCTGCTGTCGAGGCTTCCGGAGACCGACGCCTGCTCTTGCGTATAGGCGTCAATCTGGGAGATGTCATTGACGAGGGTTTAGACGTCTTCGGCGACGGGGTCAATGTCGCGGCGCGCCTCGAGAGACAGGCCGCCCCGGGAGGCATCTGCATTTCGGGCGGCGTTCACGGCGAGATCCTCGGCAAGATCGACGACCGGTTCTTCGATGCAGGCGAACGCTACCTGAAGAACCTGACCCGCCCGGTCCACGTGTGGCATTGGCCGGATGCGCTGCAGAGCATATTGCCGCTGCCGGAAAATCCCTCGATCGCTGTATTGCCGTTCACGAATATGAGTGGGGATGAAGCGGACGCGCCTTTCGTCGACGGCTTGACCGAAGACCTGATCACCGACCTTTCCCGCACGGCTGGCCTGTTCGTCATCGCGCGCAACTCCGTCTACGGCTACAAGGGCAAGCCGGTCAACGTAAAGCTGGTCGCCCAGGAACTCGGCGTCCGCTACGTCCTGGAGGGGAGCGCCAGACGCGCAATGGGCCGTGTCCGCATCAACGCCCAACTGGTCGACACGCTTGGCGGCGGGCACTTGTGGGCCGAGAGATTTGACCGGACGGTGGAAGATGTTTTCGAACTGCAGGATGAAGTTAACGCCAAGATTGTTGAAGCCCTCGTCGGCCGGCTGACCATCCCGCCGCAGCGCAATCGGCCGAAGAACTTTGAGGCCTATGACCTGTGTGTGCGCGCCCGCCTCCTGACGGAAGAGTCGCCGCAAACCGAGCGTGAGGCCTATATGCTGCTCCAGCGTGCGGTCAAGCTCGAGCCATCATATGCCGAGGCGCTCGGTCTGCTCGCCTATAACCGTTGGCTGGCCTGGACTCATTTCGGCGAGCCTGAAGATCCCAACCGGAAGATGGCGACGACATCAGCGCAGAAGGCGGTCGACCTGGACCCCAACGATGCCGGCTGCCGTTACGTTCTGGGGACTATTTTGGCTTATGAGCGGCGATGGGAGGAATCGGAGGCCGCATTCGCCAAGGCTCTGGAGCTGGACCCCAACCACGCCGACACCTGGGCCGCCATGTCAGACGTGTCGGTACTGGACGGCAGGGTTGCCGACGGACTGGCGCAGATCGAAAAGGCTATGCGGCTCAATCCCCGTCCAGCCTGCTGGTATCTTTGTCATCTTGGGCAGGCGCAATACGCCGCGCGTGACTATGAGGCCGCAGCCGCTACACTCCGCAGGGAAGACACGTATCGTACCAACTCGCGCAAATTCCTGGCGGCCACGCTTGCACAGTTGGGCCACCGTGAGGAGGCGCGGCGAGAAGCAGAATTGTTCCTGATCGCCCACCCTCATTTCACGATCGCCCATTGGCTCAGTTCCCAGCCACTGCGCGATGCATCCGTACGAGACCACTTTGTCGACGGCTTCCGAAAGGCAGGCCTGCCGGAGATGTGA
- a CDS encoding AraC family transcriptional regulator, whose amino-acid sequence MVTDGGIHHYARGEWHGPSLSHRRIRLQKGLYTDFHHFLLLGEGAAELHFESGEDRPLHGPLLAFLPPQARCDLSIAAGSAAHLIGASAQIMVDAIGDKVESYSLRMFTEQRKLVEAWDPLLVAEISPLISGFVRELGDPSRASWMVVSAYLRLILMTLWRGSDGERSEQRGRGETGLILQRYRQLVEAGFRQHRPISAYAAELGVTADRLHSICQRALGRAPIQLLHERVVQEAKLRLERSARNIQEISDSLGFRDPTYFSHFFKRKTGLSPAGYREIARASAGSENSMLSSGYADWP is encoded by the coding sequence TTGGTGACGGACGGAGGCATTCATCATTATGCCAGGGGCGAGTGGCACGGGCCGTCGCTGTCGCACCGGCGTATCCGTCTTCAAAAAGGGCTCTATACCGATTTTCACCACTTCCTGCTGCTTGGCGAGGGCGCGGCCGAGCTTCATTTCGAGAGTGGCGAAGATCGGCCGTTGCATGGGCCGCTGCTTGCCTTCCTGCCGCCGCAGGCGCGCTGCGACCTGTCGATCGCTGCGGGCAGTGCTGCGCATCTGATCGGGGCCTCGGCGCAGATCATGGTCGATGCGATCGGCGATAAGGTGGAATCCTATTCGCTGCGCATGTTCACCGAGCAGCGCAAGCTGGTCGAGGCATGGGACCCCTTGCTGGTAGCTGAAATCAGCCCGCTGATTTCAGGCTTCGTGCGGGAACTCGGCGATCCCTCCCGGGCCTCCTGGATGGTGGTATCGGCCTATCTCAGACTGATCCTGATGACGCTGTGGCGCGGCAGCGACGGCGAAAGAAGTGAGCAGCGCGGACGGGGCGAAACCGGATTGATCCTGCAGCGCTATCGCCAGCTGGTCGAGGCGGGCTTCCGCCAGCACCGGCCGATCAGCGCCTATGCCGCGGAATTGGGCGTTACCGCCGACCGGCTTCATTCAATCTGCCAAAGGGCGCTCGGCCGCGCGCCGATCCAGCTCTTGCACGAGCGCGTGGTGCAGGAGGCGAAGCTGAGATTGGAGCGCTCGGCCCGCAATATCCAGGAAATCTCCGACAGCCTCGGCTTTCGCGACCCGACCTATTTCAGCCATTTCTTCAAACGCAAGACCGGCCTTTCCCCCGCCGGCTACCGCGAAATCGCCCGCGCTTCCGCCGGCTCGGAAAACAGTATGCTGTCCTCGGGCTATGCGGATTGGCCTTAG
- a CDS encoding aldehyde dehydrogenase translates to MINNEEMDASEGATFERLDPLTGDVATIASAGSVADMRRAANAAAAAFPDWSQTGPGERRRLLNAAADLLDVRTPELIAAMTGETGATTQWAAINCGLGADILREAAAMTTQISGELIPSAIPGSLAMAVRQPAGVCVGIAPWNAPIILGTRAVAMPLACGNTVVLKASELCPKTHGLIGDILRDAGFPRGVVNVVSNAPSDAAAIVDALIAHPAVRRINFTGSTRVGRIIAESSARHLKRCLLELGGKAPFIVLADADIDEAVSAAAFGAFMNQGQICMSTERIILMDEIADGFVGKFRTKAETLIAGHPGDGNTPLGTLINAEAVRRVRSLIDDALQKGAVLVCGGEAHGTLMDATVIDHVTPAMRIYREESFGPVAAIIRVGSVDEAVTVANDNEYGLSAAVFSADVNVAMAVAMRLESGICHINEATVSDEPQMPFGGVKSSGYGRFGGKAAIDEFTELRWVTVASGKRHYPI, encoded by the coding sequence ATGATCAACAACGAGGAGATGGACGCCTCCGAGGGGGCGACCTTCGAACGCCTCGATCCGCTGACCGGCGATGTCGCAACGATCGCCTCGGCGGGGTCCGTCGCCGACATGAGGAGGGCGGCCAATGCGGCCGCTGCCGCCTTTCCCGACTGGTCGCAGACCGGCCCTGGCGAGCGGCGCAGACTGCTGAATGCCGCCGCCGATCTCCTCGATGTCAGGACGCCGGAACTCATCGCCGCCATGACCGGCGAAACCGGCGCCACAACGCAATGGGCGGCGATCAATTGCGGGCTCGGCGCAGACATCCTCCGCGAGGCGGCAGCGATGACCACGCAAATCTCGGGCGAGCTCATTCCTTCGGCCATTCCGGGAAGCCTCGCCATGGCGGTGCGCCAGCCGGCCGGCGTCTGCGTCGGCATTGCCCCCTGGAATGCGCCCATCATCCTCGGGACCCGCGCCGTCGCCATGCCGCTGGCCTGCGGCAACACCGTCGTCCTGAAAGCATCCGAGCTCTGCCCGAAGACCCACGGCCTGATTGGCGACATCCTGCGTGACGCCGGCTTTCCCCGTGGCGTCGTCAATGTCGTTTCCAATGCACCGAGCGATGCCGCCGCCATCGTCGACGCCCTGATCGCCCATCCGGCCGTCCGCCGCATCAACTTCACCGGCTCCACCCGAGTGGGCAGAATCATCGCCGAATCCTCGGCGAGGCATCTCAAGCGCTGCCTGCTCGAACTCGGCGGCAAGGCGCCGTTCATCGTGCTTGCCGACGCCGATATCGATGAGGCAGTGAGCGCCGCCGCCTTCGGTGCCTTCATGAACCAGGGTCAGATCTGCATGTCCACCGAACGGATCATCCTGATGGACGAGATCGCCGACGGCTTCGTCGGCAAATTTCGGACGAAGGCCGAAACCCTGATCGCGGGCCATCCAGGAGACGGCAACACGCCGCTCGGTACGCTGATCAACGCCGAAGCCGTCCGCCGCGTCCGGTCGCTCATTGACGATGCCCTGCAGAAGGGCGCGGTCCTCGTCTGCGGCGGCGAGGCGCACGGCACGCTGATGGATGCGACCGTCATCGATCACGTAACGCCGGCCATGCGCATCTATCGCGAGGAGAGCTTCGGGCCGGTGGCGGCGATCATCCGGGTCGGCAGCGTCGACGAGGCGGTGACGGTTGCCAACGACAACGAATACGGGCTTTCGGCGGCGGTTTTCAGCGCCGATGTCAATGTGGCGATGGCCGTCGCCATGCGGCTCGAATCCGGCATCTGCCACATCAACGAAGCCACCGTTTCCGACGAGCCGCAAATGCCGTTCGGCGGTGTCAAATCAAGCGGCTACGGCCGCTTCGGCGGCAAGGCCGCAATCGACGAATTCACCGAGCTGCGATGGGTCACCGTGGCATCGGGGAAACGGCACTACCCGATCTGA